In Procambarus clarkii isolate CNS0578487 chromosome 25, FALCON_Pclarkii_2.0, whole genome shotgun sequence, the following proteins share a genomic window:
- the LOC138368539 gene encoding uncharacterized protein has product MYEGIKHATGPTQNRTASLKSVTREIIKDSDQQINHWVEHYSKLNSRENLVSVEALNAIECLPIIKKFDLDPTVEEVKNALDSLSSGKAPVDNGIPPQVLKCAHGTLKTEFQELLCQCWREGSVPQDMRDANIITFYKNKGDRSDINN; this is encoded by the coding sequence atgtacgaagggataAAACAtgcaacaggccctacacaaaacaggacggctTCTCTGAAGTCAGTCACtagagagatcattaaagacagTGATCAACAGATTAATCactgggtggaacattactccaaACTCAACTCCCGAGAGAACTTAGTCAGCGTAGAGGCTTTGAATGCAATCGAGTGCCTGCCCATTATTAAAAAGTTTGACCTTGATCCGACTGTGGAAGAAGTTAAGAATGCactggattcactttcctcagggaaggccccagtTGACAACGGGATTCCACCAcaagttctcaagtgcgctcatggaacacttaaaactgagtttcaagaacttctgtgccagtgctggagggagggctcggtgccacaagacatgagagatgcgAACATCATCACtttctacaaaaataaaggtgacagaagcgataTCAACAACTAG